A genome region from Erigeron canadensis isolate Cc75 chromosome 3, C_canadensis_v1, whole genome shotgun sequence includes the following:
- the LOC122591258 gene encoding G-type lectin S-receptor-like serine/threonine-protein kinase At1g61370, whose translation MWESSWEVPENPCDVYGFCGAFAICTNKKSPICECLRGFVPLSNDEWSKSNWTGGCVRRSELLCERNRSSLASGNTKPDKFRALKGIKLPDHHHFFPYMDANQCQQWCLGNCSCKGYSYVEGIYCMVWTQDLIDIQQFSTGGKNLYLRLAYVDSGEETKRATLIITLTTIGGVLLLGGFIFGLCRWTTYKKRRRTMLNHLNSHDKIVSRDTLQKEVHTQESYELPIYEFKEITASTDNFSFRNKLGEGGFGAVYKGILDDGQQVAVKRLSGDSGQGIEEFKNEIMLISKLQHKNLVRLLGCCIEGKERLLIYEYMTNKSLDTILFDPKKRTQLDWATRFNIILGIGRGLIYLHRDSCLRIIHRDLKCSNVLLDERMNPKISDFGLARTFQMTQELANTHRIVGTYGYMSPEYAMGGVMSEKSDVFSYGVVLLEIISGKRNSQLIDREQVYPLAHAWKSWKEGREIELMDQTLTNTSCLSECLRCIHVGLLCVQDLAKDRPTMTEALYMLSSEIDLPEPNEPLFTLQRLSGTSIGQTHENMFSINGVTISMTEGR comes from the exons ATGTGGGAATCTAGTTGGGAAGTACCAGAGAATCCTTGTGATGTTTATGGATTTTGTGGCGCTTTTGCAATTTGTACAAACAAAAAGTCTCCTATTTGTGAATGCTTAAGAGGGTTTGTACCACTGTCGAATGATGAATGGAGCAAAAGCAATTGGACTGGAGGTTGTGTGAGGCGAAGTGAACTTTTGTGTGAGAGGAATAGAAGCAGTTTAGCTTCTGGAAACACGAAACCTGATAAGTTCCGCGCGCTAAAAGGGATCAAGCTCCCGGATCATCATCACTTTTTTCCGTACATGGATGCCAACCAATGCCAGCAATGGTGTTTGGGTAACTGCTCTTGTAAAGGATATTCCTATGTAGAAGGCATTTACTGTATGGTTTGGACTCAAGACCTTATTGATATCCAGCAGTTCTCAACTGGGGGAAAAAATCTTTACTTACGTCTTGCTTATGTGGATTCAG GTGAAGAAACAAAAAGAGCAACACTCATCATCACTCTTACAACCATAGGGGGTGTACTCCTCTTAGGTGGTTTCATATTCGGATTATGTAGATGGACAACTTATAAGAAAA GAAGGAGAACCATGTTAAATCACCTCAATTCGCACGATAAAATTGTTTCAAGGGACACACTTCAAAAAGAAGTTCACACACAGGAGTCTTATGAATTGCCTATATATGAGTTCAAAGAAATAACAGCTTCCACTGACAACTTCAGCTTCAGAAACAAACTTGGCGAAGGAGGATTTGGGGCAGTTTATAAG ggAATTCTAGATGATGGACAACAAGTAGCAGTGAAGAGGCTGTCAGGTGACTCTGGGCAAGGAATTGAAGAGTTTAAGAATGAAATCATGTTGATCTCTAAGCTCCAACACAAGAACCTTGTTAGACTTTTAGGTTGCTGCATTGAAGGGAAAGAGAGATTATTGATTTACGAGTACATGACAAACAAAAGCTTGGACACTATTCTCTTTG ATCCGAAGAAACGCACACAACTTGATTGGGCAACTCGTTTCAACATTATTCTGGGAATTGGTCGTGGACTGATTTATCTTCACCGTGATTCTTGTTTAAGGATTATACACAGGGACTTGAAGTGTAGCAATGTTCTGCTTGACGAGAGAATGAATCCCAAGATTTCAGACTTTGGATTGGCACGAACTTTCCAAATGACCCAAGAGCTGGCAAATACTCATCGGATCGTGGGAACATA TGGCTATATGTCTCCTGAATATGCCATGGGAGGAGTAATGTCAGAGAAATCAGATGTGTTTAGTTATGGAGTAGTGCTATTAGAGATCATAAGTGGCAAAAGAAATTCCCAACTTATAGACCGTGAACAAGTCTATCCCCTTGCTCAT GCATGGAAGTCATGGAAGGAAGGCAGAGAAATCGAACTGATGGATCAAACATTAACAAATACATCATGCCTGTCAGAGTGTCTGCGATGTATACATGTGGGACTTCTTTGTGTTCAGGACTTGGCTAAAGATAGGCCAACGATGACGGAAGCCCTTTATATGTTAAGCAGTGAAATTGATCTACCAGAGCCAAATGAACCATTATTTACTTTACAAAGGCTATCCGGAACCAGCATCGGGCAAACACACGAAAACATGTTTTCTATAAATGGAGTCACTATCTCGATGACCGAAGGTCGGTAA
- the LOC122592256 gene encoding G-type lectin S-receptor-like serine/threonine-protein kinase At1g61370 — MARRVTAVGHLYMACLFILIISLQDSRGRASDTLTKDSPIYLGNTLVSANQLFELGFFSPGNSTKRYLGIWYKNIISRKVIWVANRENPFSVSDEKCSLKIANDGNLRILDGERNTVWSTNVRLQFNETIAKLTDTGDFWLNDTVSGSILWESFDHPSNSLLPGMKLGTNGKTRGNQLLTSWKNDDDPASGNYVVGLSAEQPPQVFIWVGSKPHWRGGPWDGGKFIGIPEQDPGYSELISLIPDNSRGAYLTINLLDSSDFRWLYLQPRGVLQMKYWNDDDNMWDFGWEAPHYPCDVYGVCGAFAICRNDKSPICECLRGFVPKADDEWRKSNWTRGCVRRSGLLCEMNESSIASRKTKPDQFQVLKSVKLPDHYHYFPNMDTDACQRWCLGNCSCKAYAFVIGIYCMAWTEDLMDIEQFSFNGEDLFLRLSYTESGKESNGVALAINLAIVGRELLGVIVAFVFCLYRCMTYKKGRKTMLNHLHSEDETISMDILQEVLNQDSLELTIYEFKQIVAATNNFCFRNKLGEGGFGPVYKGTLDDGQEIAVKRLSVDSGQGIGEFKNEIVLISNLQHRNLVKLLGCCVKGKERLLIYEYMTNKSLDTFLFDPIKRTQLDWAKRYNIIQGIGRGLIYLHRDSCLRVIHRDLKCSNILLDEKMNPKISDFGLARTFQMTHELANTHRIIGTYGYMSPEYAMGGVISEKSDVFSYGVMLLEIISGKRNNELINREQTYPLAHAWKSWKEGRGEEFMDQALRESSCLSEGLRCIHVGLLCVQDLAKDRPTITEAVSMLSGEIDLPEPKEPLFTLQRLPGTSIRQDANSICSINAVTTSMAEGR; from the exons ATGGCCAGAAGAGTTACTGCAGTAGGCCACTTATATATGGCATGCTTGTTTATCCTGATAATTTCGTTACAAGACAGCAGGGGCAGGGCATCTGATACATTGACTAAAGATAGTCCAATCTACTTAGGAAATACTCTTGTCTCTGCTAATCAGTTATTTGAGTTAGGCTTCTTTAGTCCAGGTAATTCCACAAAGAGATATCTTGGCATATGGTACAAAAATATCATTTCAAGGAAAGTTATATGGGTCGCAAACAGAGAAAATCCATTCTCGGTTTCTGACGAAAAGTGTAGCCTAAAAATTGCCAATGATGGGAATTTGAGAATCTTAGATGGTGAGCGTAACACTGTCTGGTCAACAAACGTAAGGCTCCAGTTCAATGAAACAATTGCAAAGCTTACAGACACAGGAGACTTTTGGCTTAATGATACCGTCTCGGGATCAATATTGTGGGAAAGTTTTGACCATCCCAGTAATAGTCTATTACCAGGCATGAAGCTTGGGACAAATGGGAAAACACGAGGGAACCAATTATTGACATCTtggaaaaatgatgatgatccAGCGTCTGGAAATTATGTAGTTGGACTTTCAGCAGAGCAGCCACCACAAGTTTTTATCTGGGTTGGTTCAAAGCCACACTGGAGAGGTGGGCCATGGGACGGAGGGAAGTTCATAGGTATACCAGAGCAGGATCCGGGTTACTCAGAATTAATAAGTCTCATCCCAGATAACTCACGAGGAGCATATCTCACGATAAACCTTTTAGACTCATCTGATTTCCGATGGCTTTATTTACAACCTCGTGGCGTGTTACAAATGAAATACTGGAATGATGATGATAACATGTGGGATTTTGGATGGGAAGCACCACATTATCCTTGTGATGTTTACGGTGTCTGTGGTGCTTTTGCAATTTGTAGAAACGACAAGTCTCCTATTTGTGAGTGCTTAAGAGGATTTGTGCCAAAGGCGGATGATGAATGGAGAAAAAGCAATTGGACAAGGGGTTGTGTGAGGCGAAGTGGGCTTTTGTGCGAGATGAATGAAAGTAGCATAGCTTCTAGAAAGACTAAGCCTGATCAATTTCAGGTTCTAAAATCTGTCAAGCTCCCagatcattatcattattttccAAACATGGATACTGATGCATGCCAGCGCTGGTGCTTGGGTAACTGTTCTTGCAAGGCATATGCCTTTGTGATCGGCATTTACTGTATGGCTTGGACAGAAGATCTCATGGATATCGAGCAGTTCTCGTTTAATGGGGAGGATCTTTTCTTACGCCTTTCTTATACCGAATCAG GCAAAGAATCGAATGGAGTAGCACTTGCCATCAATCTCGCAATCGTAGGGCGTGAACTTTTAGGAGTTATAGTTGCCTTTGTGTTTTGTTTATACAGGTGTATGACATACAAAAAAG GAAGGAAAACCATGTTAAATCACCTACACTCAGAGGATGAAACTATTTCGATGGATATATTACAAGAAGTTCTTAACCAGGATTCTTTGGAATTGACGATATATGAGTTCAAACAGATAGTAGCTGCCACTAACAACTTCTGCTTCAGAAACAAACTTGGTGAAGGCGGATTTGGGCCCGTTTATAAG GGAACGCTAGATGATGGACAGGAAATAGCAGTCAAGAGGCTGTCAGTTGACTCGGGGCAAGGAATTGGAGAGTTCAAGAATGAAATAGTATTGATCTCCAATCTCCAACACAGGAATCTTGTTAAACTTTTAGGTTGCTGCGTTAAAGGAAAAGAGAGATTACTGATTTACGAGTACATGACTAACAAAAGCTTGGACACATTTCTCTTTG ATCCTATAAAACGAACACAGCTTGATTGGGCAAAACGGTACAACATTATTCAAGGGATTGGTCGTGGGCTTATTTATCTCCATCGTGATTCTTGTTTAAGGGTCATACACAGAGATTTGAAGTGCAGTAATATTCTACTGGATGAGAAAATGAATCCCAAGATATCAGATTTTGGATTGGCACGGACATTTCAAATGACACATGAACTGGCAAATACTCACCGCATTATTGGAACATA CGGCTATATGTCACCTGAATATGCAATGGGAGGAGTTATTTCGGAGAAATCAGATGTTTTTAGTTATGGAGTAATGCTATTAGAGATCATAAGTGGCAAGAGGAACAATGAATTGATCAATCGGGAACAGACTTATCCTCTTGCACAT GCATGGAAATCTTGGAAGGAAGGAAGAGGAGAAGAATTTATGGATCAAGCATTGAGAGAGTCGTCATGTCTATCAGAGGGTCTGCGATGCATACACGTGGGACTTCTTTGTGTTCAGGACCTGGCTAAAGATAGGCCAACAATAACAGAAGCGGTTTCTATGCTTAGCGGTGAAATTGATCTTCCAGAACCAAAAGAACCGTTGTTTACTTTACAAAGGCTGCCCGGTACCAGCATTCGACAGGATGCCAATAGTATATGTTCTATAAATGCAGTCACTACATCCATGGCTGAAGGGCGATAG
- the LOC122591257 gene encoding receptor-like serine/threonine-protein kinase SD1-8: MEIKIKWPNKTNKNLKTPIQLILALSSMKNLNIIIIFILSVLIFPSFSLAIDTVTSSNPLTINQTLVSKGDVFELGFINPADKGNLYVAIWYKNVEPRVYVWVANRDNPITSSNGTILTIGENGNIVLLSNNETGVTGVWSSNQSVSGPNTVAQLLDDGNFVLRPENNDDPESYIWQSFHYPTDTLLPGMKLGWTRDAGVNRFLQSWKSDNDPGSGAYTFKMNIDGFPEIFLYKEGTEVMYRSGPWNGKRFSGVPEMKTVSAIEFEFQNNSDEITYQFELKDRSAFSRLVMESSGKLKRLTWLETSRTWSEFWYAPRDRCDDYRECGTFGVCDTNANSVCKCMKGFQPKDQEAWDQRDGKAGCVRTSKLDCGSDGFLALNNMKLPESSRVFVDKTMGLNDCREICKRNCSCTAYANMNISGTGSGCVIWAVDLLDMREYAESEGSGQDLYVRAAKSDSDPPPGSSKSGSSNNVAKIVAITVGSCAALIILLILFYFKRKKMQRLKGSQIDKRGPHERSQDFLMYEGNIALSKKDYAGETTQELELPSFDFTTLAKATNYFSDTNKLGQGGFGCVYKGILTEGKVVAVKRLSRTSGQGIEELRNEVILIAKLQHRNLVRLLGCCIEVEEKLLVYEYMENKSLNAFLFDKQKSAQLNWRKRFSIICGIARGLLYLHEDSRFRIIHRDLKASNILLDKDMNPKISDFGMARIFGGDQTEAETKKVVGTHGYMAPEYAMDGHFSIKSDVFSFGVLVLEIVTGQKNRGFYYASNQLNLLGHTWRLWNEGNPLELLDASIGAEFSTGEVLRCIEIGLLCVQEHAEDRPNMSKVMLMLSSNTEAMPQPKYPGFSLGRRHSEVGSSSKQDESLTVNEATLTILDGR, encoded by the exons ATggaaatcaaaatcaaatggccaaataaaacaaacaaaaatctcAAAACCCCAATTCAATTAATTCTAGCTCTCTCAAGCATGAAAAACctcaatatcatcatcatctttataCTCTCTGTATTGATCTTCCCATCTTTCTCTTTAGCCATTGATACCGTTACATCTTCTAATCCACTGACCATAAACCAAACTCTGGTGTCTAAGGGTGACGTTTTTGAGCTGGGCTTCATCAATCCAGCCGATAAAGGTAACTTATACGTAGCTATTTGGTACAAGAATGTCGAGCCAAGAGTATACGTTTGGGTAGCTAACAGAGACAACCCCATTACCTCATCAAATGGTACAATATTAACTATAGGAGAAAACGGCAACATAGTACTACTATCTAATAATGAAACAGGAGTAACCGGTGTTTGGTCATCCAACCAATCTGTTTCGGGTCCAAACACCGTGGCACAACTTCTTGACGATGGTAATTTCGTTTTACGACCCGAGAATAATGATGACCCCGAGAGTTATATTTGGCAAAGCTTTCATTATCCCACGGATACGCTTTTGCCGGGGATGAAACTTGGTTGGACCCGTGACGCGGGTGTGAACCGGTTTTTGCAATCATGGAAATCGGATAATGACCCGGGTAGTGGCGCGTATACATTCAAGATGAATATTGATGGTTTCCCAGagatttttttgtataaagaGGGAACGGAAGTAATGTATAGAAGTGGACCGTGGAATGGAAAAAGGTTTAGTGGAGTACCGGAGATGAAAACCGTGAGTGCGATTGAGTTCGAGTTTCAGAATAATTCGGATGAGATTACATACCAGTTTGAGTTGAAGGATAGGTCGGCTTTTTCAAGATTGGTTATGGAGTCTTCGGGTAAGCTTAAACGTTTAACGTGGCTTGAAACATCGCGCACATGGAGCGAATTCTGGTACGCTCCGCGTGACAGATGTGACGATTATAGAGAATGTGGGACTTTTGGCGTTTGTGATACAAACGCCAATTCGGTTTGTAAATGTATGAAGGGATTCCAACCAAAAGACCAAGAAGCTTGGGATCAACGAGACGGGAAGGCCGGGTGTGTCCGGACCTCCAAGCTGGATTGCGGGTCGGATGGATTTTTGGCTTTGAACAACATGAAATTGCCCGAGAGTAGCAGAGTGTTTGTTGATAAGACAATGGGTTTGAATGATTGTCGTGAGATTTGTAAGAGGAACTGTTCGTGTACTGCTTATGCTAATATGAATATTTCGGGTACTGGGTCGGGTTGTGTGATTTGGGCTGTGGATCTTTTGGATATGAGAGAGTACGCTGAATCTGAAGGAAGTGGACAAGATCTTTACGTTAGAGCTGCAAAATCTGATTCTG ACCCGCCACCAGGTTCTTCTAAAAGTGGTTCAAGCAACAATGTTGCTAAAATCGTGGCCATTACAGTCGGTAGTTGTGCAGCTCTAATAATATTACTAATACTCTTTTACTTCAAGAGAAAGAAAATGCAACGCTTGAAGGGCTCCCAGATAGATAAAAGAG GTCCACATGAAAGAAGCCAAGATTTCTTGATGTATGAAGGAAATATAGCACTAAGCAAAAAAGATTATGCCGGTGAAACAACTCAAGAACTCGAATTACCTTCATTTGATTTTACGACATTAGCTAAAGCAACAAACTACTTCTCCGATACAAATAAACTCGGGCAAGGAGGATTTGGATGCGTTTATAAG GGTATTTTAACGGAAGGCAAAGTTGTAGCTGTAAAGAGGCTCTCAAGAACTTCCGGCCAAGGAATTGAAGAACTAAGAAACGAGGTCATATTAATCGCAAAACTTCAACATAGAAACCTCGTTCGATTACTTGGTTGTTGTATCGAGGTGGAAGAAAAGTTGTTGGTTTATGAGTACATGGAAAACAAAAGTCTCAACGCGTTTCTTTTTG ATAAACAAAAAAGTGCACAACTTAATTGGAGAAAACGATTCAGTATTATATGTGGGATTGCTCGAGGGCTTCTTTATCTTCATGAAGATTCGAGGTTTAGAATCATTCATAGAGATCTTAAAGCAAGTAATATTTTGCTTGATAAAGATATGAACCCAAAAATATCTGATTTTGGTATGGCCCGAATTTTTGGGGGAGATCAAACCGAAGCAGAAACAAAGAAAGTGGTCGGAACACA TGGTTATATGGCACCAGAATATGCAATGGATGGTCATTTCTCAATAAAATCAGACGTTTTCAGTTTCGGGGTTTTGGTTTTGGAGATAGTGACTGGTCAAAAGAATAGAGGCTTTTACTACGCAAGTAACCAACTTAACCTCCTCGGACAT ACATGGAGATTATGGAACGAAGGCAATCCTTTAGAATTACTCGATGCATCCATAGGGGCTGAATTTTCGACGGGTGAAGTATTGAGATGCATAGAAATAGGATTGTTATGTGTTCAAGAACATGCAGAAGACAGACCAAATATGTCAAAAGTGATGTTAATGTTGAGCAGCAACACTGAAGCCATGCCACAACCGAAGTATCCTGGCTTCTCTCTTGGAAGGAGACATTCGGAAGTAGGGTCATCCAGCAAACAAGATGAATCCTTGACGGTGAACGAGGCCACCCTCACTATACTAGACGGCAGGTAG